Proteins from a genomic interval of Echeneis naucrates chromosome 21, fEcheNa1.1, whole genome shotgun sequence:
- the vgll3 gene encoding transcription cofactor vestigial-like protein 3, producing MSCLDVMYHQSYGAHYLPAAAYKATYYNPHHQQQQRKLSVYSKMQGCMEQQQQQQQGTGRGMLARDQGLQHGPGTESGRRSISDSELKDGTQPAEAEYLSSRCVLFTYFQGDICDVIDEHFSRALSQSSTFSETKPLRVTQQSASPTPGLWKDGGPLSEGQSGSGWTGSGAYHSQTTSCLPSVSVSVHPDFSPSPVSFNHPDGALWASHMLSQASLPPQATLPDSWTYSLNPQSTSGYPNVHDIYHPHAHIHSRHPHSVLHSYPAHSPAMDPRFNPLLLPGVRNQNQPATTTGSSPHNGGVKTDMDPSRNSPVTATSVAWTPSSLHGSLEAYDSAVDQTKAKTSVWF from the exons ATGAGCTGCCTGGATGTGATGTACCACCAAAGCTATGGAGCGCACTACCTCCCTGCGGCGGCGTACAAGGCGACCTACTACAACCCTCATCACCAGCAACAACAG AGAAAGCTGAGTGTTTACAGTAAGATGCAGGGCTgcatggagcagcagcagcagcagcagcagggaacaGGACGAGGGATGCTGGCCAGAGATCAGGGCCTTCAGCACGGACCTGGGACCGAGTCCGGCCGCAGATCAATATCCGATTCAGAGCTGAAGGATGGTACTCAGCCAGCGGAAGCAGAGTACTTGAGCTCCCGGTGTGTTTTGTTCACTTACTTCCAAGGCGACATCTGTGACGTGATAGATGAGCATTTCTCCCGAGCACTCAGTCAGTCCAGCACCTTCAGCGAGACCAAGCCACTCAGAGTGACTCAGCAGTCTGCTTCACCCACTCCTGGTTTATGGAAAG ATGGCGGCCCTCTCTCTGAAGGCCAGAGCGGCTCTGGATGGACCGGCAGCGGCGCCTATCATTCCCAGACCACTTCCTGCCTGCCATCAGTCTCTGTCTCAGTCCACCCAGACTTTTCCCCCAGTCCCGTTTCTTTCAACCACCCAGATGGAGCTCTGTGGGCCAGCCACATGCTCTCACAAGCCAGCCTCCCACCTCAGGCCACCCTCCCTGACAGCTGGACCTACAGCCTGAACCCTCAGAGCACAAGTGGCTACCCCAATGTCCACGACATCTACCATCCTCACGCACATATCCATTCCCGGCATCCCCACTCAGTGCTCCATTCATACCCAGCCCACAGCCCAGCAATGGATCCCAGGTTTAATCCTCTTCTGCTGCCTGGCGTGAGGAACCAGAACCAGCCAGCTACCACCACAGGGAGCTCCCCACACAATGGGGGGGTGAAGACAGATATGGACCCGAGCAGAAACAGTCCTGTAACGGCCACCTCTGTTGCCTGGACCCCATCAAGCTTACATGGCTCTCTGGAGGCATATGACTCAG ctgttgatCAGACCAAAGCAAAGACGTCAGTTTGGTTCTAA
- the pou1f1 gene encoding pituitary-specific positive transcription factor 1, translating into MACQAFSTDSFTPLAGDTALPILMHHASSSDCLPTTSHAYSMVSAVSSGLSLSQTSKRPHMHLSTSSLGNTLGNSPPSLHYPVTPCHYSNQQATYGMMAAQEMLSASISQTRILQTCGVPHPNMVSSTNPLQGSLTPCLYKFPDHGLSSGSCALSHSFSSLPSALLSTDEAPGGPSVGEMKTEAQRKSMRDPDDAPAMDSPQIRELEMFANDFKIRRIKLGYTQTNVGEALAAVHGSEFSQTTICRFENLQLSFKNACKLKAILAKWLNEAELAGALYNDKIGLNERKRKRRTTISLGAKEALERSFVEKSKPSSQEIARIAKGLHLEKEVVRVWFCNRRQREKRVKTSLNLSSCMTKISPNCLAQMSKTQRPMA; encoded by the exons ATGGCATGTCAGGCGTTCAGCACAGACTCTTTTACCCCACTGGCAGGAGACACAGCCTTGCCAATCCTCATGCACCACGCCTCTAGCAGTGACTGCCTGCCAACCACCTCCCATGCATACAGCATGGTTTCTGCAG TATCTTCTGGACTGTCCCTCAGTCAGACCTCCAAGCGTCCCCACATGCATCTGTCCACCTCCTCGCTTGGCAACACTCTTGGCAACAGCCCCCCAAGCCTGCATTACCCAGTCACTCCCTGTCACTACAGCAACCAGCAGGCCACCTATGGCATGATGGCAG CTCAGGAGATGCTATCTGCCAGCATTTCTCAGACCCGTATCCTGCAAACATGTGGTGTCCCTCACCCCAACATGGTGAGCAGTACAAACCCACTGCAAG GGTCTCTTACTCCTTGTTTGTACAAATTTCCTGATCATGGTCTCAGCAGTGGTTCATGTGCATTAAGCCACAGTTTCTCTTCGCTGCCCTCGGCTCTCCTCTCAACTGATGAGGCCCCTGGGGGCCCCAGTGTTGGGGAAATGAAAACCGAAGCTCAAAGGAAGAGCATGCGAGACCCCGACGATGCCCCCGCCATGGACTCGCCACAGATAAGAGAACTGGAGATGTTTGCCAACGACTTCAAAATACGCAGGATCAAACTTG GCTACACTCAGACTAATGTAGGCGAGGCTCTTGCTGCGGTGCACGGCTCAGAGTTCAGCCAGACTACAATCTGCCGCTTTGAAAATTTGCAGTTGAGCTTTAAGAATGCCTGCAAACTCAAAGCTATCCTGGCAAAGTGGCTGAACGAAGCTGAACTGGCTGGAG CCTTATACAATGATAAAATAGGACTGAATGAGcggaagagaaaaaggagaacaacTATCAG CCTGGGAGCTAAAGAGGCTCTAGAGCGCAGCTTTGTGGAGAAAAGTAAACCTTCTTCTCAGGAGATAGCCCGGATAGCTAAAGGCCTCCATCTGGAGAAAGAGGTCGTCAGAGTCTGGTTCTGCAACCGCCGCCAAAGAGAGAAACGGGTTAAAACCAGCCTCAACCTCAGCTCTTGTATGACAAAGATCAGTCCAAACTGCCTAGCACAGATGAGTAAAACACAAAGGCCAATGGCGTAG
- the chmp2ba gene encoding charged multivesicular body protein 2Ba, translating to MASLFKKKTVDDIIREQSKELRGTQRQITRDRAALEKQEKQMEAEIKKMAKSGNREACKILAKQLVQLRKQKNRTYAVSSKVTSMSTQTKVMNSQMKMAGAMSTTAKTMQAVNKKMDPQKTLKTMQDFQKENMKMGMTEDMINDTLDEIFDESGDEEESQDIVNQVLDEIGIEISGKMVRAPAAGKSVPGAASSKQATISDDEIERQLRALGVD from the exons ATGGCTTCCCTTTTCAAGAAGAAGACTGTTGACG ACATAATCAGGGAACAGTCAAAGGAGTTGCGTGGCACTCAGAGACAAATCACCAGGGACAGAGCAGCGTTggagaaacaagagaaacaaatg GAGgcagaaattaagaaaatggCAAAGAGCGGTAACCGGGAGGCATGTAAAATCCTTGCAAAGCAGCTGGTCCAGCTAAGGAAGCAGAAAAACCGGACATACGCCGTCAGCTCCAAAGTCACCTCCATGTCTACGCAGACAAAGGTCATGAACTCCCAAATGAAGATGGCTGGTGCCATGTCCACTACAGCCAAG ACAATGCAAGCAGTGAATAAAAAGATGGATCCACAGAAGACCCTGAAGACCATGCAAGACTTCCAAAAAGAGAATATGAAGATGGGCATGACTGAGGACATGA TCAATGACACTTTGGATGAGATTTTTGATGAATCTGGTGATGAAGAAGAATCCCAAGACATTGTCAACCAGGTTCTGGATGAAATCGGCATTGAGATTTCAGGAAAG atgGTAAGAGCTCCAGCTGCAGGAAAGAGTGTCCCAGGCGCCGCTTCCTCCAAACAAGCCACCATCTCTGACGACGAGATCGAGAGACAGCTCCGAGCTCTGGGAGTGGACTAA